In Lonchura striata isolate bLonStr1 chromosome 3, bLonStr1.mat, whole genome shotgun sequence, the sequence TGGTCTTCCTCTCCCACCTCTGTTTTGGGTTTGgtggtttcttttgttttgttctgcagcctgtgagtGTATCCAGAAGCCCTGAGGATTTATATCAGGTAGCACAGGGCTTTTTCCAGAAGACCACAGCAGGTCTGTGCATGTATTTTTCATACCATTTTAATAGTTATGACATCCCTTGTAGGcttattttaaactgttttcaGTTAGGCCATATAATATTTGACCTCATTTCTATGGAATAGATACATCACTGAAAAACAGGAGCTAGAAGTACCCTACATGGAAGAGAAGAGGGTTACAAGTGaagaaaatttgtttatttgattgTTTGTGGAATGTGGACATGTGAAATGTCCACATGTGAAAaattgtttgcttgtttgtgaaATGTGGACATGTAAGCcctcattttttctttgttttaagaAGACTAAGAAAGACCATTCAGGAAGAGTTGGACTGACTTTTTAAGGTTCTCAAGCAAAAATACCCTGTAAAtactttggattttttaatgaagaaagtCTTTTGACAATGAACGACTGGAAGTCAGTTCCATCAGCTGTTTCTGCACTGGCATGAATAAAACCCCACAGTGTGAGGTGCagtataaatacagaaaatcaaAAAAAGGTATTTGTCCATGCTACAGAAATCACCCATCTGCAGCACACAGGgtcccagctgcagctcagttTGCTGGGCACTGGTACCATGTGCTAAGGATGTTTCAGCTGTGCAGCTCCATCATCCCTTAAGTTGCAATGAGCACTGCATATGGCAAGGTTTCTGAAAGGATTTTGGTTCTGTTAATGAAACTGGATAGATGGTGGTGGCCTTTAGGTGCAATTGTCTTTCTCTAGACCCATCCTCTTAGCACCTCCTGAATGAAAGAGATGAGTTTGTTCATGAAATGGGCTGCAGTGTTTTAATGCTGAGAAAATTAATTGGCATGTAAGAATGAAGATAATCCCCACTAGCACACCTAATTAGAAGAGCAATCCTCATTTTCCTCATGCAGTCTCCTCTCAATTTAGAAGGAGCTCAGGCACAGAAATTTGCTTGTCATCCTTTGAAGTTCCAGCTTCTAGCATGAGCCgaatgtgtattttttaaagcatttgtaTTTGAGAGAATCCCACAGGATAAATACTGTTTATTCATAGAGCAATAGATTGTCACAACATTGTGAGGCGTGGATGTCACTGCGATCAGAGTACTGACACATCTGAGAAAGGAGGTTGGGGGGTGCCACTCACAGCTGATCAAATGAAATGTGCCTTTGCCTGCAGTAATCCTGATTTAGTGCAGTCACAGCTCTCTCCTGATCTGCAGAGAAACTCACCCCAGCTGATCCCTGGCTGTAAAAGTCCATGTGAAGTGACACTGCTTTAAAAACAGAGGCTGACTTAATTAACTGTGGGCAAGATGCTTGGATGCTCTGGTTTTCCAGTGCTGGCAGAAAAGTCTGTGGGATCCTGTTTTGGAATCCTACCCTGAAGACAGAGTTGGATATACTCCAGCCAGTTCTGTCCCTACTCCTGTCAGAGACCTCCTACAACATTTGCAGGTCTTGGCAACCTCGAACCtgataaaatctgaaaaaatctgaaaaatcaaaTCTGAAGGTGTGAAGGTGCTCCTATGCAGACCCTGATGTAACTGATGGCAAAACATGCTATTTATATGCCTGCAGAAGCAGAGAACACATAAAAAGCAAATGTTTCACTTAAAATTCTTTCTCATGAGCAACTGAAGAAGTTGAGGCCAGGCTGAATCCTCACACAGACAGGGGAGGACAAGGGGGGCCTTGGAGCCAGGGAAATTTGTCAGTCTTTTGTAACAGGTTCTTGACTTCCTAAAGCCAAGACTGGAGATCTCATCTCCAAAGATGAGATCTCCTGCCTGTGGAGATGGGGCTGCTTAGGCAGCACAGAACAGCATGCaggagggacactgggggatGTTGCATGTGGCTTGTCTTCCATGGTGGCCAGGTGACTGACTTCTGTTACTTTGCAGAAATTGTAAACTGAATGCAAGCTGAGCAAGGTGTCCGGCTTTGCCTCCTGGTGTCCCTTCCAGGCTGTCTCCTGAAACAGGCTTCAAAAGGAGCTGGAATTCCTGCTTCCTGCTGGTGAGTTGGATTGGGGCACTGTGCTAGTGTCctgttttctgtctttaaagGCTGTGTGCTTGTAGCAGCCTGCCATTGTTAATGGACAATAGAATGGCACACAGACTGATATCAGagggagctgccagctgggtGTATAGATCCATTGTCCTCCAGGAACACTGGCACTTAGAGGGCCATCTGCTTGGCTCtggagacaaagaaaaaagaaaactataaATACACTTATAATTGGAGATGGCCCTCCGAGGGTTAATGAAAACCAAAAggaattctgctttttgctGGTCTCTGAAGGGAACCGGGTGGACCATTCAGACTTCCTCATTTTAACTTGTCATTCAAGCTTTGTATTCCACTAAGGATTAATTGGGACAGCAGGGGCTGTTAAAGGAAACGATGTAAAACTTGATCTCTGTACGCTTCCTCTGGCTCCCCAGAGCATCATCAGAGTAAATAAGAGGTTTGCCTGCGGAGATGGATGCTGAGAGCTGTGATTTCCCTGCTAGAACTCTTGGGGAATACTGCGTGCCATTGCCTCCCCGGGTGCCATAAGCACTGGGATTACATCCCAGTCGTTCTCGGGGTCTGGGTGTACTGGATGGGGGGAGGCTGtgagaggaggggaagggaccaaaaccttgcaggaagaaaagGCGGCTGCAGCACCTGAAGAGGCTCAGATCGGGAAAGGGTGTGGAGGCGCGGCGCTGATTTCTTGTGGAAGCTGTGTGAGAGGGATGGGTTACCGCACCTCCTCCCTTCGGCGGAGGCTCGGCATCCTCTGACGGGAGGAAGGACCTCAGGATGCTGCCGCGTCCTGTGAGCTGGAGAAAGAGGCAGGGAAGCCCCGCTTTGCCCCTTTTCTGAGGCACGGCGGGGCGGGGGATGCACAGGGCCGTTGGGAGCATGAGTCGGGGGGCGGGCAGGGCGGCTGCGGTAGGTGCCGAGGCGGGGAGAAGGAGCTCGGCTTGCCGGAGCAGTGAGAAAGTTGCCCCTCcgaaggggaggggagggggcggcaCCGCCCCCGGGGGCTCGCGGTGACGCAGCTCCGGCGGCCCCCCGCCCGCTCCTCCGCCCCCGGTCCCCTTTTAAACCGCGCCGGAGCCgccgagcccagcccagccgAGCCCAGCCCGGGCAGACCCAGCCCAgccgagcccagcccagccgAGCCCAGCCCGGGCAGACCCAGCCCAGCCGAGCATGGGGCCGCGGGCGCTGCTCGCCCTCCTGGCGGCCGCCGCCCTGGCAGGTGAGCGGGGCGAGGGCACATCCCGCCGGGAagggcggggagcggggcagggatgCACGGGCTCGCTCCGGGAGGGGACGCAGGGTGCGGAGCCGAGCCCGGGCTCGGTGGGGATGGCGCTGGGCGAGAGCTCCGCGCTGCTCCGCCTTTATTTTTATCCCAGCGCAGCGTCCTCGCACAAAGACTTGGCGGTGCCGCTTCCTTACAGCGGTGCTGCTGGGGTTTTGCCAGCCGGCGCTGGATGCTGGGAGGTGATGGCAAAGTAGCGGCTCTGCGGGTTTAACcaacagggtttttttatttatttttggcaCGCGGCATTAAATACTAAAACCGCACGGTGAAATGAACCTTAAGCGCAATAGAATGAGGTGGTGGCTTGGCTCTACAGTGTTTTATGCATACTTACATCATTGGTTGAAAGAGTCGGTGTCATTCTGGGTTGAGTATTTTGGCTTTAGGTCTGTTAGAAGTCTCCACGCTTCTGGGACTTGTACAGAGACTGTGAGGAAGTTGACTGCCTTCAAGTGCCGTTATTGAAATCAAAGAGGGAGGGTGGGATTCGGAGGGGAAGAGACCCCAACACAGAGGAGCTCACCACACTTATACCATAGAGGCTATGGGGGTTTATtaccaaatattttttcctatttatgcCATCAAGCAGATCAGGTATTCTTTACATCCTTCGTGGCTGTCGCACTTTCAAATGTGGAACTGGTTGAACATTAAATTCAAGAACTTTCTAGTACTCCTGCAAATCAATATGCCTGAATTTCAGTGATCCTGCCTAGGAAGACACTGTGACATTTTGATGAGGAATGACACTGCACTGAGTCATCTGCACTGATGAAACAAAGCCATGTGGGGATTTCATCAGGGACCCACCTGAAGATCTATTCTAATCTTGGAGATGCAAGCAAAATCCTTGTGAATTTGTCCTGCATTTATCATTTCTCATGATATTCATCACCACTCAGCACTTAGGCAAAATCAAATAATCTGATCGTAACTGCTTGGGCAGACTTGACTCAGGAGGGCTCACAGAGCCAGGGCTTGGCTTTGCTTAGTGGGGCTGTGGTTCGTTCCCTGCTGTGTGTTCAGGTGCAGGGTTTCCATGCCGgtgctctggctctgctctggatCCCGCCGTGCTCCGTCTGCTGTGTTCTGCAAGCCCTCGGGTGGTGCCCTGCTGCCTGAGCCTGCTGTCCCTTCATGGTGATGGCCTCACCCCTCCTGGACAGGGGGGCAGCCGTGTTGGCCAGCACCTCCAGGTGGCAGGTGGCCCCAGGGGAGCTCTTGCCAGCTGGCGTGGGCTGGCACTGCCAACGCCCGGCTGAAgtggggcactgctggctccccaccgccttcctggctcagccctggcagggcagctGCCTCAGGGTGAGATTTCAGGCTCTGGCATGGGCTGGAGGCTCATTCTGTTTCTCCAGACAGGTTAATAGGACATTTGTCCAATAGCATTTGGTTCTCCTGCTGTTGTTACGATGCTCTCTCTCTGTTCATGCTGGCTTTCAGTGTTAAACAAGCTCTTGGGAGCTTTTGAATGACAGCAAGGACAGTGGGTACAAcctgactttttctttctgtgccaCTGACAGCATTCACGGGGTGGCCTGAAGTAGGAAAAGATGCCTAGGAGTTTGCTCTGTGCTTTATCCCATCACCTGGGTATCACTCACAGGAGatgtgctgtggctgcatcaCTAAAAGGACAAAATCAGATGTTTGCCCTGGAGCCTGTCAGCTTTTCTCAGGGActggaggagcagaggagcCTCCCCAAAAAGAGCCTGTGAAGGGGCTCTGCTTTCATTgagcctgggagcagctcctgctgtaaAGGCAGCATCCCCAACACCTGTGGGAGCCAGAGGATGTCTTTTTAAGAATAGCACCTCTGGTGGGAGGGGCTttgtcccctgccctgtgtatgtgctgctgctcctcctgcccgcAGCAGCCTGGTAATGGTTTGCACACTGGCTTAGGAAAGGAGCCCGGAGCCACCTCAGTCAGCCAGAGATGAGagggctggctcccagcaccATCTCCCCTCACACACCACCTGGCACTCTGGGGGAATGCAGTGCTATTTTAGGGGAATCCCTTCTGTGCTCTCCTTGTGTGGGTTCCCTTCTGAAGGCACTCGTGTGcgcagggaaggaagggatggGGGCTGGAGAAGCAGCACACCCCTGCGTGTGTGTTTGGGGGAGAGCACAGAAATAGCAGGAGTTATTAGTGTGTGATGCTCAGCTATTCCACTCTGAGTCAGTGCTCCAGGGGATGTCTACTtcctctgccagcacagagaATAAAAAGGTTATGCTGCTTTAAATAGTGTAAGGCTACGTGCTCCTGTCTTCCTTGGGGCAGTGCTCATTCCCCTGATGCTGAGAGGTCAAACTGAGCTCTTTTATCTCCATGATGTGCTGTGTGTTCATCTATTTCAGGAGGTCTCTCACTGACCCAGCCAGAGGGGTCATGGTTGTATTTAGGACTCTCCTGACCCGTGCCAGGACTTCAGAGCTGCGGCCCAagctgtgtgtatgtgtgtgctgTGATTCTGCACCGTGTGGGAACCTGCACAGCCAGGATTCAACAGGCCCTGCTTCCTCACACTGCTGTGGGGCTGCCAGAGGTGCTTAACCTCCCTCCTGGAAAGCTCCAGGTGGATGGCAATTGACACAGTTTATTAGTGACACAGCAGCCAAGCTCATGAACCAGCTGGAGGCATTGCAGCAGTGATGGCAAAGTCAGGCAGCACGGAGGGTTTcttggcaggagctgcccaggtACAGCAGAACTGGTGTAAGGAGGTGTGAGTTTACCCCACACGTCCTCAGGGCAGAGAGAGAGGGATGGGTTGTACTGCTTCCTTCCAGAGTAGTTTTCCACTGAGATTTGAGGGGGTTTTGCTTATTTCTTGGAATGATAATGGACCACTCAGTGAATGGAAATTTTTCTGTCCCTTCTGGCTCTCTCCATCCTTGCAGGGGTCACCTCCAAGTGAGACAACGTTTCTCCAGCAGGATTGGGACATTAGCTGCTTTGAAGTCTTAAAGAATAGTCTGCTGTTGGCAGGGGGTGCACCTAGAGCTTCTTCAAGAAGCCAAAAGATCCTTGGGCTGCAAACAGGCCTTGCTTGTTGgggttggtttattttttttaccatcAAACAGGTACAATGACATAAGGACCTGGTTTGAAGTAAAGTTCCATTTTGGAATTTGAATGTGGCTTTCTTTGGTGTtgcattttttgtgtgtgggaTTATTCTTGGTGTATATTATTTTGGTGCTACAAGTGTTACCATGGCTCTTCTCTCATGCTATGCCTCAATTTTACGTGGCTTTTCCATCCAAATAAGGAAAGATTTAATGTGGAATGTGCCTGGTTTAGTTGTCTGCCAATCCAAAACCCAAGCTGTCTCATCAGACCAATTTGACTGAGGACTCCTGTCAGCGATGCTTGTGTTAATGGATCTCTAATAATTGGTTTTTCTTCCAGGTGCCAGCACAGTTCCAGTGGAAAAAGACCATACTGAAGAAATGGTGAGTAGCTGCTTGTCAATCCAACCTCAGAAAATATCAGTGATGTGTTCTCCATTTCTTTAAACTCTCAGGGcaatgcttcattttttttccctaagggtaaattttttaaaagctcatGGCTGGTGTGGAACTCAGAGTGCCTTTAGCTGCCAGGAGATGCCTGCCTGCACTTCAGTGTGTTTGGTGGAGATGGGAGCTGGCTCTTGTGGCAGCGTGGTCCTTGTGAAGCCCTGCACTGTACAGCTGCTTCAAAAGTGATCTGAAATATCCCACTGTACATGTTATTGTACTGACAGCTTTGGGGAAAGTGGAATACCTACAGTTACCAACCGTGTAACAGACTTTCTGATGTGGTCCTTCCTCTCCTGCTTTGGGAAGAGATCTTAGCCTCTGTGATTAAATAAATGCCATCAGCTGCTCCCAGACCTGACACCAGACCCCCTGCACTGGTTGTTGCTGTGATCATTTTGATCAGCAAACACCTGGTAATAACCAAAAATAGTTAAAAGACAAATGGCTCTATCAATGTTTCACTGTCTCCTCCCAGTCATCCCCACAGATCATCAGCCTGAGGCTCTTGTGCCCCAGCAAACAGGAGCACTTGTTCTCACCATCAACTTCAGCACCTGAAAACCATTTTACACAGAGGAGATACTTTGGCAGTGCTTAGAATTAGAGCACATTGTGTGACTTTCCTAAATGAATCCATTTTCTCTGCTTCCAGACAATCCAGTTGAGTGTTCACTGCTAAAAGCCAGGCAGGACTCAGAGCACACCCATGTGAAAAGCTGTGGAGTGTGTCCCTTACAGAGGACATGGAGGTGTTTGAGTGTATTGGCAGTCCAAACTGCCTTTGCAGCATCCCCATCTGGACAGGTCCTACAGGATAATCCTCATCCTTTGAATATGTGTTGTGTCTGTTTGTTTTATAGGGTGTGTTACCACATGGTGTTTGACTCTCTTTTGTACTGAGAAgggtatttaatatttaaaaaggtaCAAAAGAAGCCCCTTAGCTCTGCAAACAAAAGGGGAGATCAAAAGGCCTGTCTGTTCTGCTGGTACAGGAGTGAGGGGCAAGCCCAAATGCACAGGATTACTGAAAACTCATTAACAGTAGCCTGAACTCCAATCTCCAAGAGGCTTTTCTACCAGCTGGGTCAGAAGTCAAGTTTCCATTTTTGCCATGAGGGTTTTCTCTCCTGTTTGGTCTCTTCCAGGTAACCCGGTGCATTGTGGAGGTCCTGTCCAACGCTCTGTCTAAGCCAAACGCACCCCCCATCAATCCTGAATGCAAAGAAATCCTGAAGAGTGAGTACAGCCTTATCTGAACTTGGGAAAGGAATTTGGTGCCTGGTGTTGGAGCTGGTGAGCTGTTACTTCAGCCTGTGTGAAACTGGTGCCTCCAAATGTCAGTGCCAGAATTCTGGTTCCCTTCTGTTCAGTCTGTCTTGCTCAGAAAACAAACAGCCTGGCCTAGGAATTGTCAGGGATTCCTGCTTGACACTTTTTGCTCCCTCCTTGAACCACCTGGAGACTCAGAGGACTTGACAAACTCTTCAGGTAGCCTGAGAAGATGAAACATAACTATTGCAAAGCATCAGATTTCTTGGatattttttccagtaaattttttttaaaaaattaaaattcgtTTTAAAAAGTCCCCAGTGTTTTTGGGTAGCTTGGAATAGATGGTTGTCTTTTAATTGTGAATGAGCATCTGTGATGGGCCTGGTCTGACATTCTAAGAACTGAGCACAACTCCAGATCCCACTGATTTTTAATGGGAATGAGAGCTAGCTTGACTCAGTACTAAAAATGTGATCACGAGAAAAAAGCCAAAGAAGGAAATTTATTCTGGAAATTCCAGGAGAACTTGTAAAACTCCTAATTAAGTGGAGTTAATTAGTTAGTTAATCCTTTTCCAGGCAAGCATACAAAATAGTGGCAAACTAATGATTTTGAAAGCagatttttgaaataaattctgTCCAAATTTCCTTGGTACTTTGGGAAGCCAGTGACCTCtttgaaataacatttcagTGGAGGGTTGGATTACTCCATGATGCTGCTTTTGTTATTGTAGGTGATAAAAATGACAGAGAGAGAAGTGAaaaggaacagcctgaaatgaGGCATCCCAAGGACCCAGCAGAGACTGAAAAACATTCTGCTGGGAGTGTGGAGAAAGAACAGAGGCAGGCAGAAGAGGAATCTAAAAAGTACTTGGAAGGAGGTGATGAGGAGAAACTTGCTCGTGAGGAAGGTAaaagtgaggaggaggaggaggctggacACCACACACCTGCTCAGGATGAGACACttcacacagaagaaaaaaagcagtacCAGGAAATcgggagagaggaggagaggaattACCACAGTGAAGAGGAAAGCAAAGAGGGCAGGTGTTGTGAGGATGTCGAGGCTGCTGTTCTCACCAAGAAGTCCCACTCTGAGGGCGTGAGCATGGATGAGTTCCGTGGTGGGAATGATCAGAgccccaggggccactggcacCTGGAGGAGGGAATGAAGAGTCCTTCCAAGCAAATTCAGGAAagtgaggagggagaggaagacAGGAGTAAGAAATACCACCATGAGCCTCAGGAACGTGGCTTCTCCCACCAGCAGGAGCGTGAAGAATCCGAGGAGAGtgaagaaagagaggaaagaagggAACCCTTCAAGGCCAAAGGTTATGGTGGGAAGCACAGAGCAGGGGGCTCCTATGAAGAGAAGAGGGGCCATGGTGGTGAGAGGGGGGAGCCAGCAGGGGAGGCCAGTCTCTGGGAGCAGTGGAAGCACCGTCAGAAGCATCAGGAGGGGTCTGAGGAGAAGGGGTccgaggagctgcaggaggagaggcctgcagagcagggcagtgaggagcaca encodes:
- the CHGB gene encoding secretogranin-1 — encoded protein: MGPRALLALLAAAALAGASTVPVEKDHTEEMVTRCIVEVLSNALSKPNAPPINPECKEILKSDKNDRERSEKEQPEMRHPKDPAETEKHSAGSVEKEQRQAEEESKKYLEGGDEEKLAREEGKSEEEEEAGHHTPAQDETLHTEEKKQYQEIGREEERNYHSEEESKEGRCCEDVEAAVLTKKSHSEGVSMDEFRGGNDQSPRGHWHLEEGMKSPSKQIQESEEGEEDRSKKYHHEPQERGFSHQQEREESEESEEREERREPFKAKGYGGKHRAGGSYEEKRGHGGERGEPAGEASLWEQWKHRQKHQEGSEEKGSEELQEERPAEQGSEEHRDSWQQSQESREEQSKRHHQSQESSEERRQHDGSQHSEGRLYPADENQEQLARYLSEEKQRSVAGRARPRSREHQRSQQAGEHRGQASRHHSTEDSLEEEQELVEKKHRSSDQVEDEEEERFAERGEYRGHLPAEKEKRTAAAYRPFYPLLWWKSQHLDKRDSAGEQLPEGREEGRPALSEKSLFPEYNDYEWWSEKQIQSALKHRRTDKRNPGKTNRYDVERQYKKMDQLAQLLNYRKKSAELPGLYSSGEELKKRHVAGNDRRSLSRRPLTDEEEKQLENLATMDLELQNIAEKINSLRRG